From Plasmodium cynomolgi strain B DNA, chromosome 9, whole genome shotgun sequence:
AGTTTTCCATATTCAGTAGTGTCCAAAGTGTTATCATCACTCTGGTCaactttataaaaataaccatACTTTGATTGTTCATGATTTAGGAGTAGTCTATTTACTGATCTTTCtaattgtttttcttttagtATGGATTCTAATATTAGATATTTTAGGGAGTTAATTTTTGCCTCTATTTCATCACactgttttttgtttttttctaaataatttaGATCGTTTTGaaacaaattataaaattcctcattttttagatgctcttctttcttcttaAATAATTGcaccaaatttttaaaatctatAGCAGATAAATtgttattttgaaaatatgtaTTAATCATGCTTAGGTAGAACTTCTTcacatcttcatttttcatgttttctACAGATTTGGTGAACAACTGAACCGcgttttttattaaatcatGCAAATTTACTTTGTTCGTTAATTCTTGGTATagtctttttattattaaactGTTTTGTACCTTTGACATTAATtctataataattaaatggTTCCTttgttttcttattttttctattctaAAATTAGgaataatcatttttttaaatcgtttTATGAATTCAATTTTGTCCCTAGACgatttaaatgtttttttgttaataatttctttgAAAACATTGTTTGGCTTTTTCAActcttccaaatttttttttagttttttcataatgtctaaatttttataacaacTCTTTAAATCAAACACTATGTAGCACTTGACGTTGTTTATGTATACTTCGTATTCGTTCAccaaattgtaaaagaaGTGGGCGCTTTTATTGCTTCTGCTCTCGTCATTGTGGCTACTTTCGTATTCgtattcttcttccctctccttctcttcttcttcatcttcctgctcctcttcttcctcctctccgtCTTCTGCGGTTACTTCTGTATCTTCCGCATCCTCCGCACCCTCCGCATCTtccgctttttcttttaacccATTCGAGCAGACAGTTTCGCTGCTCTCCTTATTCACTCCGTTGCTCGTATTATTAGTTTTGTGTTTTTTGTTGTAGTGCACGCTATTGCTGCTTTCCAAGATGCAGGTACTGTTGACACTCGTTCGCTTTTTCCGTTCCCTTTTATTCCcttctttcatttcatcATCACAAGAGGCAGCAGGTGCGGAGGAattgttatcatttttgcagTTACCGTTACCAGTTAGCTCCATTTTCCGGCTTATTTCTCCGTTTTGCTTCTTGTTTGAGTCGTCATCTATATGGGTAATTTTAAGTTCATATTTTGCTCCCTCACTGCAGTGTTTATCATGATCGTTATGTTGTTCGTTTTTTGAATTTACGTCTTCTTTTGAAACAAAATTGGAGTTTAACATTTTGGAGTTCGACGGTGTGTTTCTTTTCTCAAAATAGGATTCAATGTGCTGTTCGTTTTGTTTGCCATCTGGTTGACTACTTTGCTTGCCACTTTGCCTATCGTTGTGCttatcattttgcttttcgcttttttggTCACTCTTCTTGTCACTCTTTCTGCTACTCTTGTCCGCTTTTCTCGAGACTTTGatgatgtttttaaaatgaccGTTCCTCAATTTAATGAAGCAAGGGTTATACAGGgtgttactttttatatCTGATTTtctgataaaatatttattgacCTTTTCGTCAAAATTATACACCTTAAATTCGAAGCTTATGCCTGGTATGATCAGTAATTTGTTAAGCGTATCAATAAAAATCAACGGATTTGTTTTTAAGTAGTCTATatagttttcatttttatatttttctctaaatttaattttttgtttcagtAGGTACACAAAGGTGTTTTGTTTAACATTGGAGGTGTTGTAATCATTATTATCGTCATAGGAATACAACAATATGAGTTTCTGAAATGTatctacatttttgtatataattCCATTCACGTAATGCAGTAGGTCATTTATTTCCGTTAAATTTGATTTCAGTTCATACTTGAAGATTTGATCTATTTTAggcatttcattttccttaattaaaatatttttcacattttttattctttgttttaaaaaatttctcgaTATATTATCTTCATTGTCgtctttcattttatttgttcccctcttgtgtgtttttttttttcgaagtgGTAAATGGGAAATAGTAGCTGCCTTTTCctcaaggaaaaaatgttaaggttaattttaaaaacacaacTTGTGCTATCAAAAATTTTGCTGAAATTTTCCCTTCTGCGCAATTTTACACCTTTCTGGGATATGAAAAATGGCTCTTCAAAATTGTTTAGGTtataattcagaaaaaattattattcaaagttgtgaggaggaaaagagcGCGCATATCGACGTATACGCATATgttaatatatgtatttttttttcttctgtaaAATATAAGAATTGTAAGGCAGTCATGGGCTTTTGCTTTGCTTATAAATTACATTTCTGTGGCAAAGGTTGTGCAATAtggtataaataaaaaaaaaaaatttcttcaatcatctgagaaaaaaaaaaaaaaggctgagCCCCTAACCGGCTTAAATGTGTACGGGCACAGGTTAAAACGTTGAAATTAAATTGTACGCCTGGCATTATACGCGGGTGTACATACTGCACAAATGAGCAATAGCAAATATTTCGCATTAAGAGAATTTTCGCATTTTATCTCCCTCTGTGctacattttaaatttcgtCGTTTGATCGATCAATATTG
This genomic window contains:
- a CDS encoding protein kinase (putative) is translated as MKDDNEDNISRNFLKQRIKNVKNILIKENEMPKIDQIFKYELKSNLTEINDLLHYVNGIIYKNVDTFQKLILLYSYDDNNDYNTSNVKQNTFVYLLKQKIKFREKYKNENYIDYLKTNPLIFIDTLNKLLIIPGISFEFKVYNFDEKVNKYFIRKSDIKSNTLYNPCFIKLRNGHFKNIIKVSRKADKSSRKSDKKSDQKSEKQNDKHNDRQSGKQSSQPDGKQNEQHIESYFEKRNTPSNSKMLNSNFVSKEDVNSKNEQHNDHDKHCSEGAKYELKITHIDDDSNKKQNGEISRKMELTGNGNCKNDNNSSAPAASCDDEMKEGNKRERKKRTSVNSTCILESSNSVHYNKKHKTNNTSNGVNKESSETVCSNGLKEKAEDAEGAEDAEDTEVTAEDGEEEEEEQEDEEEEKEREEEYEYESSHNDESRSNKSAHFFYNLVNEYEVYINNVKCYIVFDLKSCYKNLDIMKKLKKNLEELKKPNNVFKEIINKKTFKSSRDKIEFIKRFKKMIIPNFRIEKIRKQRNHLIIIELMSKVQNSLIIKRLYQELTNKVNLHDLIKNAVQLFTKSVENMKNEDVKKFYLSMINTYFQNNNLSAIDFKNLVQLFKKKEEHLKNEEFYNLFQNDLNYLEKNKKQCDEIEAKINSLKYLILESILKEKQLERSVNRLLLNHEQSKYGYFYKVDQSDDNTLDTTEYGKLLENFSKEPINFYTILNKRNLDKHAYHDIRNFNYKKKDNDEEALKHEATTSSHNQVNKSIRTSCENCKLDAEGEEENQTEDKSKKDEHTSSSANDQNRDCDASGNANKSSKNQCASLKERIKSGISKNDNRNIPKQEAQNEEKEPPDNCNNQGDHYKCKIKKTNGDDKNQDKKDQYDKKMNCSQIVESKNTQNSSTTINNGKKNEACKEENCRNKKKDSAKNCTYKRIKEAVFKKSSSYENKKQANSKEKYKNHEEEMPSEYETECERDIIRSTCEKKNFTFANEKQEKINNEIFYKVFEQYPYSFFSKSVKNYNLILNENKEESELSWLTMLKKKTHNKSILPPSRDTFRDGTHFSNCRATEHTLKFFLSLLSLLTKSDIDMNLKQYLKKNIQFLNTELFSMKLNLDKKRAILEKRLDHFNFQENSEFSFYNPLKMNILGMELCDIDLDKYIKYHGPINELLALCWVKQILLGLLYMKTLPTGKVHHCDLKPANLLIKDGIIKISDFGLAKLILPDTYQYYNGGGTLYYQPPECLRNKKNLPITDKIDIWSLGCILYEMLFCERPFQFNYLEKCSKELLVNKMKRGLSYPKINQQISEVTLNYIQYLLNFDYEFRPSIEEALAYPIFNFFRIP